The DNA segment GATCTCGACCGTAATGTCAGGGCGTCCGCGTACCGCCTGTATCCAGTCCCGGCATACCCCCAGATCATCCTCCATACCCAGCAGGTCCGTCAGGTACGAGATGCTCAGGTAGATCGGCTGCTGCGCCGCTGCCTGCAGTGCCTGCCCGGCTGCCTCGTCATGGTTTACAAAATACAGCAGATGACCGGAGCTGTGCATTCCCTGCAGAAAGCAGTAGTCGCAGTTGTAAACGCAGTTGCGGACCGGGTCTACAAAGTGTACCGGCACGCTGCGGTGAAAGCTGTCCACCCGCTCGGTTGCCTCGTACAGCCGCATCGGTTTCTGCGCCAGGATCAGCGCCTGGGCCTGTTTCTGTACCTGGAAGCGCTGGTTCGGACGGTTGAAAACCGTCTTGTAATCCGGAATGCCGATCTGGGGGAGATGGGCGAATCGTTCCCGCAGGGCCCTGGTTCGCGGGTGATCAGCCGCTGCATGTTCAAAGTAGATCCGGGATATCTTCATAGGGAGTCCTGTGCTCCGGAGGCGGGGCGGGTTTGTAGCTGATCGGCCGCCGCATCCTGGCTCAGTGCCTGCAGTACCCGCTGCAGAATGGCCTCCCGGGTTTGCCGCGGCAATTGACTGTGCGCGTTTACCGCAGACAGATCTGCCAGCCGGGCAAGCCGCTGGCTGTAAGAGCCGCTGCGCACCCGCAGCTCCTGGAGGCGCTGCTGCAGAATACGCTGTTCACTGGCAGTGAGCCGCAGGGTGGTGCTCAATTCCTCGATATCATGCTCGTCGGTGGCGTCCAGCGGATAGCCAGGGATGCACGACTGCTTCCGGGCAGCCCTGGCCAGGCCGAGGATCTGTTCAACAGCGGCGGGGGCATCAGGGGAGGTCGGTGCCCCGGGGGGCAGCAGATATGCCGAGATCTGATCGGTTGCAGCCATGCCGGCAAACCCGCGCAGAAAAGACGCCAGATCGACCGGCAGGTCGGCCGCCTCAAGCGTCAGCTCCGGCAGGGTATGCTGCGGCACACAGTCAGGATACCAGCCGTCAGGGAGCGCAGATCCTGGCGATACCGCGGTGATCAATGCCGCTGGAAACGGCGCCGCGGGCGCAGGCGCCGCCTCCGCACCCGCTGCACCCGTGCTGATACATGCCCAATGGACACCCGACGCCGGGGTTCCCGCCGCCAACAGCTGACCCAGCACCACACCGGCCGCCGCTGCTATGCGGTCGGGGGATGCCTGCAGCACCATCGTTTCCGGGTCGATACGGAAGAGCTTTACCTTCGGCAGCGCCAGTGGCACCGGATCCAAACCGCCGGCACCCCTCTTGCAGTGGTTTTTGATTGCTTTTAACACAGCCGCATCGCTGCAGACAAGAATCAGCATTCCCCGGCCACCAGGTGGTGCGTCAGGCTGCCGGTCAGCAGCGGGCCCTCGCTGCCGTCATCAGACCCGTCACAGAGCCCGGTGACCTTCACCGGGAAGAACTCATTCACCGCAGGGTGGGGCACTGCAGGGTGTGGCCCCGCAGGGTGGGGGGATGCCGTCTCGGTACCGGCGGCGACTTCCCGGCCCGCTGGCAATGCAAAGCGCACCGGGCAGTAGTGCTGCCCGTAGCCCTGCGCGGTACCGTCGGCAAAAACCTTCTCTACCAGTACCGTCTGGATCGTACCGATCAGGCTCTCGCGATAGCGCTGCTTTTCGGTGGCAGCCAGCTCCTGCAGCAGGGCTATCCTGCGCTTCTTTTCCTGCGATTTCAGATGCCCCGGCATGCGCTCGGCCCGAGTGCCCTGCCGCACCGAGTAGGGGAACAGGTGCACATGTCCGAACCCGACCTCGCGAACCGCCTTGCACGAAGCGGTGAAGTCTTCCTCGCTCTCGCCCGGAAAGCCCACGATAATGTCGGTCGTCAGATTGAACCCGGGATAGCGCCGGCGCAGCTCCTCGGCAATCGAGCGGAACTCGTCATAGCTGTACATCCGCCGCATCTGCAGCAGCACCCGCTCGGACCCGCTCTGCAGACACAGATGCAGATGCGGACACATCTTTGCATGGCCAAGAATAGCCAGAAACCGCTCATCCAGCTGATCCGGCTCCAGACTCGATATCCTCACCCGGAAATCACCCGGCGTCTCCAGGATCGCCTCCACCACATCGGCAAACCCCTTGCCGTCATGGTCGTAACGGCTCATGTTCACCCCGGTCAGCACAATCTCGCGATAGCCGGAATCCACCATCGTGCGTACATCAGCAAGAATATCATCCAGCGGCCGACTGGTCCCGCGCCCGCGCACGAAGGGAATTATGCAGAAGGTGCAGAAGTTGTCGCAGCCGTCCTGTACCTTGACCAGCGCACGGGTATGCTGGGTGCGATCGGCAACCTCGTAACTGAAAAGATTCTCCGGCAGCGACTGCGGATGCACGATCTCTCCCTGGAAATGGCCATGCACCAGGTCGAAAATGTGGGCTTTGCGTACATTCTCCACCACATACGTCAGACGCTCGGAGCGCTCCAGTTCCTCGCGGTGGCTGTCCACAAAACACCCGGTAATCACGGTAATCGCCCCCGGCGCCTCCGCGTTCGCAGCCGGCATCGCAGCGGGTATCCCACCCGGCACCGCAGCCGGAGGTACATCAGCTTCCGGCAGCCCCGCCATCCGCACCGCCTTGTTGATCGTATTGCGGCTCTTGCGATCGGCCTTGTTGGTCACGGTACAGGTATTGATTATGTAGCAGTCGGCCGGCTGGCTGAAGTCCACCACCCGATACCCCTCACGCGCGAACTGCGCCGCCAGGGAATCGGCCTCGTACTGGTTCAGCTTGCACCCCAGCGTCCCGAAGGCAATGCTTCTCATAGCCCGCGATCCTATCTTTAATGACTGAAAAAATCAAGATTACCCGGTGCATCCGGACCCTGAGTATCGCTATGGTGGACTCGGTATCTGGCGGCACCGCGGTTCCTGTTCGGAACCGCGGACGCGCTCTTGGCCGCAGTCCTCGCGCCCATGCCGACCGGTGTGTCCCGGCTCCCTCGCGTCCGCCGGGCCCCCGCGCGGCCCCTGGCCGCGCGGTCAGTGCCGCCGCCGCTGCGGGCTGCCTGCCGACGATCGCTTGCCGGGAATCAGCCGCGTATCAGCTGTGCAGCCCGGCGGTAAACTCCTGCAGGATGCGGTTGAATGTCGCACTCGGGCGCATCGCTGCCGATGCCTTGTCGGTTGCGGGGCGGTAGTAGCCGCCGGTGTCGACCGGACTGCCCTGACACTCGGTCAGCTCTTGCAGGATTGCGCCCTCGGCCTCGGCCAGGGCATCGGCGAGGGTAGCAAAGGCCGGCTGCAGCGCATGGCCGACGGCCTTTTCCGCCATCGCGCGGGCCCAGTACAGCGCGATGTAGAAATGACTGCCGCGGTTGTCCAGCTCCCCGACCTTGCGTTTGGGGGACTTGCCGTTTTCCAATAGCTGGCCGACTGCTGCATCCAGGGTATCTGCCAGCAGCCGGGCGCCATCGTTACTGAATACCCGTCCCAGATGCTCAAAGCTGACCGACAGCGCCAGGAATTCACCCAGGGAATCCCAGCGCAGGTGGTTTTCCTGCAGAAACTGCTGGACGTGCTTGGGGGCCGAGCCTCCAGCACCGGTCTCGAACAGCCCGCCGCCGTTCATCAGCGGTACGATCGACAGCATCTTGGCGCTGGTACCCAGCTCCAGAATCGGGAACAGATCGGTCAGGTAGTCACGCAGCACGTTGCCGGTGACAGAGATGGTATCCAGACCGGCCCGGGCGCGATCAACCGAGTACCGGGTTGCCTCGGCCGGTGCCATTACCGCCAGTTCCAGCCCGGTGGTATCGTGCTCCGGCAGGTAGGCCTCTATCTTTTTGATAAGCTCGGCATCGTGGGCCCGGCGTGCATCCAGCCAGAACACCGCAGGGCTGCCGGTCAGTCGGGCACGCTCGACAGCCAGGCGCACCCAGTCACGGATGGCGGCATCCTTTACCTGGCACATCCGGAAGATGTCACCGGTAGCTACGGTCTGTTCCAGCAGCACCGCGCCGGAACCGTCGATCACCTGTACGGTTCCCGGCTGCTGGATCTCGAAGGTCTTGTCGTGCGAGCCGTACTCCTCGGCCTTCTGTGCCATCAAGCCGACATTGGCAACACTCCCCATGGTGGTCGGGTCGAAGGCCCCGTGCTTTTTGCAGTCATCGATCACCGTCTGGTACACCCCGGCATAGCAGCGGTCGGGTATCGAGAACTTGGTGTCCTCAAGATTCCCTTCCGGGCTCCAGCTTTTACCTGAGCTGCGGATCGCCGCCGGCATGGTGGCGTCGATAATAAAATCGCTTGGTACATGAAAGTTGGTTATGCCCTTGTCGGAATCCACCATGGAGACCCGAGGGCCGTTGTCCAGGCAGTCCTGGATATCATCACGGATCGCCTGCTGCTCGGTCTCGGGGAGTTCGGTAATCCGCGAAAGCAGATCGCCCAGACCGTTATTCGGGTTGATGTGCAGCCGGGCAAAGCTTTCGGCATGCTTCTCGAACACATCCGCAAAGAACACCGACACAAAGTGGCCGAAGATGATCGGATCGGACACCTTCATCATGGTGGCCTTCAGGTGGACCGAGAACAGCACCCCCTGTTTTTTGGCATCGGCAATCTCGCGGGCAATATAGCTGCGCAGCTCCTCGCGTCGCAGTACCGCTGCATCGATCACCTCGCCGGCCTCGAGGATAATCCCGTCGCGCAGGGTGATCGGATCCCCGGATTCCGGCAGCAGCCGGATCGTCGCACTCCCGCCCGCCGGAACCGTGGTTGATTTCTCGCTTTCGTAGTAATCACCGCTGCTCATGCTGGCAACATGCGATTTGCTGTCGGGGCTCCAGGTACCCATGGAGTGGGGGTACTTGCGAGCGTATTCCTTGACTGCCCGCGCAGCACGACGGTCGGAGTTCCCCTCACGCAGAACCGGGTTGACCGCGCTGCCCTTGACCCGGTCGTAGCGGGCCTGCCAGTCGCGCTGCTCGTCGTTCTGCGGCTTTTCCGGGTAGTCGGGTATATCAAACCCCTTGGCCTGCAGCTCGGCGATGGCTGCCCGCAGCTGCGGCAGCGAGGCGCTGATGTTCGGCAGCTTGATGATGTTGGCATCCGGCTGATGCACCAGCTCACCAAGCTCTGCCAGATCGTCGCTCACCCGCTGTGCATCGGACAAACGCTCGGGAAACTGTGCCAGAATGCGCCCGGCCAGCGAGATATCCCTGGTCTCGACCGCAACCCCCACCGCATCGGCGAAGGTCTTGATAACCGGCAGGAAGGAATGGGTCGCCAGTGCAGGGGCCTCATCGGTCTGGGTGTATACGATAACCTGTTTCATGTCTGCGTGTGTGCTCATGGGTGTATTGTAGCGAAATCCGGCGGCTGTGCGAAGATCAGGTAAAAAAAATGTCCCATACTTCACAGGCGTACTGCAAAGTATGGGACGATTTTACACGCACTTCAGGTATCAGTAGATACCTCGGTTCAGCCCATCCATGATGGCGGAAAAGACTTTATTCCCGCGGATGGTTGCCCCGGTAAACCCGTCAATATCGGACACAAAATCCCCGGGTGTATGGAGATCAAAGACTGATTCCAGGGATTTTCCTTCCAGGTAAGCCAGAATCTCCTGATGCTGTTCGACAACAGGGTACAGTTCGTCACCAGGTTCCAGCCGGCGATAATCATCTCCGCTGTAGTACAGATGGCGATAGCTCAGACTGTGGAATTTACCATCAGCTATCGAAAACTGGATTGATATCTGCTGCACCCCGGAATCTTCATAAATCCCCCGATAACGTCCATCCTGGACACTTCTTACCTCTCTGCGGCTCGGATCAGCCGGTACATACACATCGCGAGTAAGGGCGTTCATGATTGCCGAGAGCACCTTGTTTGCTCTTACAGTAGCGCCGGTAAATCCGTCGATGTCATCAATAACATTTCCCGGATCATACAGATCGAACACAGCTGATACCGGTTGTCCTTCCAGATACTCGGCAAGCTGCATATGCTGCCGGTACACAGGATACAGTTCGTGATCACTGTCAATCTGGCGATAGTCTACGCCACCATAGTACAGATGACGATATCGCAGATTGCTGAAGGTGTTGTTCTCCAGCTCAAACTGAATGCTGACCTGCTGATCCCCACGGTCACCAAAGGTCCCCCGGTACCGGCCATCAGCGAAATTTCCAATGGTACGATCTACCGCACCGGCCGGGGTATATAGCCCACGGTTGAGTGCATCACGCATAGCTGAGTATATTTTATTGCCGCGAATAGTTGCGCCGGTATACCCATCAATATCCTCGACTAAGGAACCAGTGTTACGCAGTTCATCGATGGAAGCCAGCGGCTTTCCGTCCAGGTACTCAAGAATCTGGTCATGCTGCACCTTGACCGGATACAGCTCATGTTCGTTATCCATCTGTCGGTAATCGTTGCCAGAGTGGTACAGGTGTCGATAGCTCAAATCATGCAGGATTCCATCGCGCAGATGAAACTGGATAACTACCTGGGTTTCTCCACGATCACCAAATGCACCCCGATAGCGGCCATCGGCATAGCTCTCACGGTCTACGATATCCTGTGCAGCCCGTGCTGCGTCAGTTGCAGCTTCCCCCGAGGCAGTCAGCAGGGCGTTCTCAACAGCCTGCAGAAAACCCCGACTGGTGTAGGTAGCACCGGATACAACATCGATATCTGTATGCTGGTTTTCCAGTACTGCAGCAATAAGCTGTTCGAATGCAGGATCGGCGACGTCCTGTGTTTCACTGTGATCTACCACTCGAATGGCCGTGATTTGTTCATCTGCAATCTCAACCTCTATCTCGATTGCACCATTGTAGCCCATGCCGCTTTCTCGATACACAGTCGTATCCTGCCCGCAGCCGATCAACAAGCCTGCCAGCATAGCGACAGAAATCAGGAAAAAACTCTTGAAATTCACAATAACCTCCGTATAGCAACAGTTTATACCTGGAAAACACCTCGCGCAACTCGAATTGAGTTCGGTTGTTTAAAACAGTATACTGTTGCAGTGGATCATGATGCTGGCACGACTGCTCGTCCGACATTCCGCCATGTGCGCAGTGCCCTCAAGTCCGGATTGCTGCCGGAGTTTTTTACCATGGCTCGCTATCGCTGCTCTCCCTATATGGGGTGTGGACACGGCTGCAGCTACTGCGATGGACGGGCGGAACGCTACTATGTAGAGGGTGAGTTCGATCGCGACATTATCTGTCGCAGGAATCTGCCGGATCTGCTACACAAGGAGCTGCCCCGACTGCGCGAGTACGGGCCGATCTCGATCAGCAGCGGGATCACCGATGCCTATCAGCCGATCGAGGCCGAGCTTGGCATCACCCGCGCTTGTGCCGAAATTCTGCAGCACTATCAATTTCCGGTGACGGTACTCACCAAATCGAGTCTGATCGAGCGCGATCTTGCTATCTGGAGACGGGTAAACCAGCAGTCCAGTTTTCTGCTGATCATGACCCTCACCACCCTGGACGAGGAAGTAACGGCGGCATTCGAACCCGGTGCTCCCACGGTCGCCGAGCGGTTGCAGACCCTGCAGCGATTCAAGGATGCTGGCTGTAGCGTCGGGGTACTGGCCATGCCGCTTTTGCCGGGACTCAGTGACAGCGATGAATCCCTATCCCGACTGTACCAGCGCCTGCAGCAGATACCCGTTGACTTTATTGTGCCTGGCGGCCTTACTTTGCGGCCGGGGCGACAGAAGCAGCTGTACCTCACCCGGCTGGATTCCTGGCTGGCATGTCAGGGAACCCGACCGCACAGCCGCCGGGATCTGCGGCCGCTGTATGCACGCCTGTATGAGAACAACCTCGCCAGCGGCAGCCCGCTGCCTGATTACCGTCGTCAGCTGGAACAACGCTTTCGGCATCTGCACAGTGAGTTCCAGCTGGCCCCATTCATACCGCATTCCGTGTATCGGCAGCACCTGAATCGCGCCGACGAGCTGTACATTCTGCTGCATCAGCTGCAGGAATGGTATAGCGGCATAGGGGTCGATACCAGCCGCCTGCAGGCAATCAATCATTGTTATACCGCCTGGATTTCCGAACGGAAAAAGGCACTGGGCACCACCCGCGGCAGCGGCCCGACCCACAATATGCAGGCCCTTATCGACGATGCCCTGCACACCGGTGAGCTTGCCGGGGTAATCGGCAACCCCAGGCTCTTTGGTTTTATCCGTGAAGTCTGTCATGACGGCAGGTTATTCGCCCCCTGGCTGCAGTCGCGCTAAGCCGGGTTCAGCGTCGCGGCAGCAGCAACAGGCTTCTGCCGGACGGATGGCTGGAGATGCAGGCAGAATCCCGCAGCAACCGGTACAGCTGGATGCGGTTATGCACCTGCAGCTTGCGAAAGATGTGGGTAATGTGGGTTTTGACCGTCCGTTCCGATATCGACAGCGCTGCTGCTATTGCCCGGGTAGATCTGCCCTGGATGATCTCCTCGACGATCTCGATCTCCCGCTGGCTGAGTCGGTACAGCTGCCGCAGCTCCTGTTTACCCTCAATCGGTTGACCGGTAATGATATACCCGATCCGCTGCCGGGCGGCGTCATACAATACAGTGGCTTGAACGTCCATACATACCGCTGCCGAGCTGCTGCTCTGCAGCTCAAGAACCGCGGTTGCAGTCTCCTCTCCGGCTGCAGACATACGCTGCAGCATCTGGTACAGGCAATTGCCAAAGGGAACAACCTCCTGCAGCCGATACCCCCGCACCCGGGAACGCTGCTGCTGCAGCATGCGCAAGGTACAGTCGTTTACCCGTTGCACCTCGGTTTGGGTGTTCAGAACCAGCAGCAGACACCCCGGGAACGAATC comes from the Spirochaeta africana DSM 8902 genome and includes:
- a CDS encoding FMN-binding protein gives rise to the protein MNFKSFFLISVAMLAGLLIGCGQDTTVYRESGMGYNGAIEIEVEIADEQITAIRVVDHSETQDVADPAFEQLIAAVLENQHTDIDVVSGATYTSRGFLQAVENALLTASGEAATDAARAAQDIVDRESYADGRYRGAFGDRGETQVVIQFHLRDGILHDLSYRHLYHSGNDYRQMDNEHELYPVKVQHDQILEYLDGKPLASIDELRNTGSLVEDIDGYTGATIRGNKIYSAMRDALNRGLYTPAGAVDRTIGNFADGRYRGTFGDRGDQQVSIQFELENNTFSNLRYRHLYYGGVDYRQIDSDHELYPVYRQHMQLAEYLEGQPVSAVFDLYDPGNVIDDIDGFTGATVRANKVLSAIMNALTRDVYVPADPSRREVRSVQDGRYRGIYEDSGVQQISIQFSIADGKFHSLSYRHLYYSGDDYRRLEPGDELYPVVEQHQEILAYLEGKSLESVFDLHTPGDFVSDIDGFTGATIRGNKVFSAIMDGLNRGIY
- a CDS encoding SPL family radical SAM protein, producing the protein MKISRIYFEHAAADHPRTRALRERFAHLPQIGIPDYKTVFNRPNQRFQVQKQAQALILAQKPMRLYEATERVDSFHRSVPVHFVDPVRNCVYNCDYCFLQGMHSSGHLLYFVNHDEAAGQALQAAAQQPIYLSISYLTDLLGMEDDLGVCRDWIQAVRGRPDITVEIRTKSENYPSLRRLAAEMGGPPQNVLLVWSLSPAAIAARYERGTASFQGRLAAARLALQEGWRVRLCLDPIIRVPDWEAVYRECIRHTFARLDPARIEQLSFGVFRLGADFLRRLRESRQDSSILYHPFEVADGLATYQQQAIDEMQTAITDELSQFLQPSQYKFVHG
- a CDS encoding SPL family radical SAM protein, which produces MDHDAGTTARPTFRHVRSALKSGLLPEFFTMARYRCSPYMGCGHGCSYCDGRAERYYVEGEFDRDIICRRNLPDLLHKELPRLREYGPISISSGITDAYQPIEAELGITRACAEILQHYQFPVTVLTKSSLIERDLAIWRRVNQQSSFLLIMTLTTLDEEVTAAFEPGAPTVAERLQTLQRFKDAGCSVGVLAMPLLPGLSDSDESLSRLYQRLQQIPVDFIVPGGLTLRPGRQKQLYLTRLDSWLACQGTRPHSRRDLRPLYARLYENNLASGSPLPDYRRQLEQRFRHLHSEFQLAPFIPHSVYRQHLNRADELYILLHQLQEWYSGIGVDTSRLQAINHCYTAWISERKKALGTTRGSGPTHNMQALIDDALHTGELAGVIGNPRLFGFIREVCHDGRLFAPWLQSR
- a CDS encoding helix-turn-helix domain-containing protein, producing the protein MGCWLAAVQNLLSPVAGAFLDTVRQPVGESLEDVALDSFPGCLLLVLNTQTEVQRVNDCTLRMLQQQRSRVRGYRLQEVVPFGNCLYQMLQRMSAAGEETATAVLELQSSSSAAVCMDVQATVLYDAARQRIGYIITGQPIEGKQELRQLYRLSQREIEIVEEIIQGRSTRAIAAALSISERTVKTHITHIFRKLQVHNRIQLYRLLRDSACISSHPSGRSLLLLPRR
- a CDS encoding NADP-dependent isocitrate dehydrogenase, with product MSTHADMKQVIVYTQTDEAPALATHSFLPVIKTFADAVGVAVETRDISLAGRILAQFPERLSDAQRVSDDLAELGELVHQPDANIIKLPNISASLPQLRAAIAELQAKGFDIPDYPEKPQNDEQRDWQARYDRVKGSAVNPVLREGNSDRRAARAVKEYARKYPHSMGTWSPDSKSHVASMSSGDYYESEKSTTVPAGGSATIRLLPESGDPITLRDGIILEAGEVIDAAVLRREELRSYIAREIADAKKQGVLFSVHLKATMMKVSDPIIFGHFVSVFFADVFEKHAESFARLHINPNNGLGDLLSRITELPETEQQAIRDDIQDCLDNGPRVSMVDSDKGITNFHVPSDFIIDATMPAAIRSSGKSWSPEGNLEDTKFSIPDRCYAGVYQTVIDDCKKHGAFDPTTMGSVANVGLMAQKAEEYGSHDKTFEIQQPGTVQVIDGSGAVLLEQTVATGDIFRMCQVKDAAIRDWVRLAVERARLTGSPAVFWLDARRAHDAELIKKIEAYLPEHDTTGLELAVMAPAEATRYSVDRARAGLDTISVTGNVLRDYLTDLFPILELGTSAKMLSIVPLMNGGGLFETGAGGSAPKHVQQFLQENHLRWDSLGEFLALSVSFEHLGRVFSNDGARLLADTLDAAVGQLLENGKSPKRKVGELDNRGSHFYIALYWARAMAEKAVGHALQPAFATLADALAEAEGAILQELTECQGSPVDTGGYYRPATDKASAAMRPSATFNRILQEFTAGLHS
- a CDS encoding MiaB/RimO family radical SAM methylthiotransferase → MRSIAFGTLGCKLNQYEADSLAAQFAREGYRVVDFSQPADCYIINTCTVTNKADRKSRNTINKAVRMAGLPEADVPPAAVPGGIPAAMPAANAEAPGAITVITGCFVDSHREELERSERLTYVVENVRKAHIFDLVHGHFQGEIVHPQSLPENLFSYEVADRTQHTRALVKVQDGCDNFCTFCIIPFVRGRGTSRPLDDILADVRTMVDSGYREIVLTGVNMSRYDHDGKGFADVVEAILETPGDFRVRISSLEPDQLDERFLAILGHAKMCPHLHLCLQSGSERVLLQMRRMYSYDEFRSIAEELRRRYPGFNLTTDIIVGFPGESEEDFTASCKAVREVGFGHVHLFPYSVRQGTRAERMPGHLKSQEKKRRIALLQELAATEKQRYRESLIGTIQTVLVEKVFADGTAQGYGQHYCPVRFALPAGREVAAGTETASPHPAGPHPAVPHPAVNEFFPVKVTGLCDGSDDGSEGPLLTGSLTHHLVAGEC